A stretch of Mobula birostris isolate sMobBir1 chromosome 2, sMobBir1.hap1, whole genome shotgun sequence DNA encodes these proteins:
- the LOC140194082 gene encoding protein eva-1 homolog A-like isoform X3: MCPEQLNISRIFCFHGSLRSYLTATIKEKKKGRSASNYPMDTKLPIPLDESNKQLLETRGIRTKMALLSNILETYSYIVENPEKTALYFLSGVCIGLILTLCALVVRISCQTDLKKSVVKNTDEEGSNDDDDDSDDDNSDTTSNLSARRHRRFERTLNMNVFTSAEELERAQRLEERERIIREIWMNGQPDIPATRSLNRYY; this comes from the exons atgtgTCCTGAGCAGCTCAATATTTCtaggattttctgttttcatggatctCTGCGGAGTTATTTGACAGCTACAATTA AAGAAAAGAAGAAAGGAAGATCAGCTTCTAATTACCCGATGGACACTAAACTTCCTATTCCACTGGATGAGAGTAATAAACAGCTTCTGGAAACAAGGGGCATTCGGACTAAGATGGCATTATTAAGCAACATTCTGGAAACCTATTCCTATATCGTAG AGAATCCTGAGAAAACTGCTCTATATTTCCTGTCTGGCGTGTGCATTGGACTGATCCTGACGCTGTGCGCCCTGGTGGTACGGATATCCTGTCAGACAGACTTGAAGAAATCTGTGGTtaagaacacagatgaggagggcagtaatgatgatgatgatgacagcgATGATGATAACTCTGACACTACCTCCAATCTGTCAGCCAGGCGGCACCGTCGCTTTGAGAGAACTTTAAACATGAATGTTTTTACCTCAGCAGAGGAGCTGGAACGGGCTCAGAGGCTGGAAGAAAGAGAGCGGATAATTAGGGAGATCTGGATGAACGGTCAGCCAGATATTCCTGCCACTAGAAGCTTGAATCGCTATTACTGA
- the LOC140194082 gene encoding protein eva-1 homolog A-like isoform X4 produces MDTKLPIPLDESNKQLLETRGIRTKMALLSNILETYSYIVENPEKTALYFLSGVCIGLILTLCALVVRISCQTDLKKSVVKNTDEEGSNDDDDDSDDDNSDTTSNLSARRHRRFERTLNMNVFTSAEELERAQRLEERERIIREIWMNGQPDIPATRSLNRYY; encoded by the exons ATGGACACTAAACTTCCTATTCCACTGGATGAGAGTAATAAACAGCTTCTGGAAACAAGGGGCATTCGGACTAAGATGGCATTATTAAGCAACATTCTGGAAACCTATTCCTATATCGTAG AGAATCCTGAGAAAACTGCTCTATATTTCCTGTCTGGCGTGTGCATTGGACTGATCCTGACGCTGTGCGCCCTGGTGGTACGGATATCCTGTCAGACAGACTTGAAGAAATCTGTGGTtaagaacacagatgaggagggcagtaatgatgatgatgatgacagcgATGATGATAACTCTGACACTACCTCCAATCTGTCAGCCAGGCGGCACCGTCGCTTTGAGAGAACTTTAAACATGAATGTTTTTACCTCAGCAGAGGAGCTGGAACGGGCTCAGAGGCTGGAAGAAAGAGAGCGGATAATTAGGGAGATCTGGATGAACGGTCAGCCAGATATTCCTGCCACTAGAAGCTTGAATCGCTATTACTGA